One genomic window of Phoenix dactylifera cultivar Barhee BC4 chromosome 6, palm_55x_up_171113_PBpolish2nd_filt_p, whole genome shotgun sequence includes the following:
- the LOC103722082 gene encoding uncharacterized protein LOC103722082 isoform X2 yields MYGEGNYARQFRHGLPPPPFQQTPPGPPPPAMQHGRMGQPYVRRPPPPVHGSAPIVPSYAGPGPSYPPSMSSQNGYQIPQQLPPPPRMFPPPPPPSQGQVLYRAPPLPPPGIQHVPSPPLPPPSSFVSVTHAQFVPFGSTSVGDAHPPSLPPPPPPPPPSSPPPLPPSPPPPAPPMADLSTATKAPSMDSAADGACSLGHVPADAPVTPARTVDSAPVSGSLLIREGNDAGKKVLPVEGEASGDLPPPPPKPIEEDVVRNIEVLCHFIAKVGPEFENLACASEVKNPKFAFLFGGAPGSAAAIGYEYFQWMKKKFRFEMESNKHSERPLEMESSLPSDKLENEDALSSPTASDMDVEDDVRLPGGDAGLNKLNTVATGESASLTNERDVVEEPAPQSTTGLIREGAMSSTVSCSGPSSILQEGEDDRGSSFIKDVSPVRPLPGAAECAVDDDMQQPVRPLTQDSSWVNVAPDAVCGKTTETPRVFVKDRSPFQLIQGYASDDSGEDDDKGYVDSINPARTSHSASVDRSDLQKDKGYELPLNFSPKSLPGTEKSRLQTDSSHSLSTMPKEATPFGCSSPQKSSPPGVIFADSIDAIEIVSDHSNHDQHDERLHDKTGTSEPSEDNDIVGGKSINLDCQFTKLHSGDAKQESTTPNVDEFGQLVREGVGDSVSDGMHSNERCGKRVRSWSHSRSPQESRWRWSRSPRRRDKCRRSCSLSPTRSRSKSPSDYRRTTLSERGDQDQPPKYFNFIQGRCFHGASCFLHQDVGQHQDRQPDHKDFAQGSDNYDGHDDTLVSENHYHATGLMTNMDFEKSDDVNLEETKRLEVQTDEKLSEARTKITHDGVLGKKIALDSVIDDAILSLKNDTGEQQITDQASQDIISQVKEPKQMEMVQEAPKINDVEEETTQPMLESSQPSPSHKSEGLLKETVLGQANSEGQIVQADAFQNHVPSIPPYSEDALASQTYQIPSSVSYSSANHDPTSQPWNQRLLLNEFPPTRFSVPDDKSQPSQLLPAPQGHPPPFLPADNITAPFASQHPRENLPPPVTGYSQPRPLDMLNSHRPPVASDYHSQCVHPPNSMWSYPTLPPPSHVNGLPSRPAFPATEFSHMQFQQNIMPPRNDFPSIRSYPPVELIRSQLVDFRPQSFQSMESSHHPPLHKDEFKWRSLPLENQQNDPFHRADWLSRPPMREGFRIISDLWQGEYHLHHQSPHDDARVPFPAQAPSSSNLYSRSSAMYPQTVSNQSESFLGNRLPLGFSSREEFPTVSNLPYSQPSYDRQRLSSMNFPSNVGGPGMTNPSLQRFSSTFSESNLLPQLSDTGAPKTSISAHYNPFASTFEDPPGSLKIGSSKYDSSFSSSHGPLGGCGSRLADSPPNSRRSGEQFLPRSAGYSHESSAEVLPDVDKQFVRDPASGVPYDPLFDSIEPSSNTLENLNHVQEQNLAANDAGMAPKINSLTRPLDVEDNNRQKDGTGAELMSEVDEFGEVATDAEVDAVENGSPQQVDAKNWSPVIPTEGGNTAAGEIEIGQVRSPGKKKSKHSRSLKLLKIALADFVKEVLKPSWRQGNMSKEAFKTIVKKTVDKVSGAIPSHQIPKTQVKINQYVESSQRKLTKLVMAYVDKYVKM; encoded by the exons ATGTATGGAGAAGGGAACTATGCCCGCCAATTTAGGCACGGGCTGCCGCCGCCTCCATTCCAGCAAACCCCTCCCGGCCCACCCCCTCCAGCTATGCAACATGGCCGCATGGGGCAGCCTTACGTCCGCcgacctcctcctccagtcCATGGAAGTGCCCCAATCGTTCCTTCCTATGCCGGCCCGGGCCCTTCTTACCCTCCATCCATGTCAAGCCAGAATGGCTACCAAATACCACAACAGTTGCCGCCACCGCCAAGAATGTTtccacctccacctcctccttcgCAAGGACAAGTTCTGTATAGGGCTCCTCCCCTGCCCCCTCCTGGGATTCAACATGTGCCAAGTCCTCCACTTCCTCCTCCATCTAGTTTTGTCTCAGTAACGCATGCTCAATTTGTGCCATTTGGAAGTACTTCAGTTGGAGATGCTCACCCACCCTCCCTTCcaccccctccacctccccctcctccgtCTTCTCCTCCACCCCTTCCACCTTCACCACCTCCACCGGCTCCTCCAATGGCGGACCTTTCAACTGCTACCAAGGCACCTTCGATGGATTCTGCAGCTGATGGAGCCTGTTCCTTAGGGCATGTTCCTGCTGATGCCCCAGTTACTCCAGCCCGAACAGTTGATAGTGCCCCTGTGTCTGGAAGTTTACTCATACGTGAAGGTAATGATGCTGGAAAGAAGGTTTTACCAGTGGAAGGAGAAGCATCAGGAGATCTCCCTCCACCTCCACCGAAGCCAATTGAAGAAGATGTTGTTCGGAATATTGAGGTGCTGTGTCATTTTATTGCAAAGGTTGGACCTGAATTTGAAAACTTGGCTTGTGCAAGTGAGGTCAAGAATCCAAAATTTGCCTTCTTGTTTGGAGGTGCACCTGGGAGTGCCGCTGCTATTGGGTATGAATATTTTCAGTGGATGAAAAAGAAATTTCGTTTTGAAATGGAATCAAACAAACATTCAGAGAGGCCATTGGAAATGGAGAGTTCTTTGCCATCTGATAAATTGGAAAATGAAGATGCATTGAGTTCACCTACTGCATCggacatggatgtggaag ATGATGTTCGCCTGCCTGGTGGTGATGCTGGTCTCAACAAATTAAACACAGTAGCGACTGGAGAGTCTGCCTCTCTAACTAATGAAAGGGATGTTGTTGAAGAGCCAGCACCTCAGAGTACAACAGGGCTCATTCGGGAGGGTGCAATGTCTAGCACTGTATCCTGTTCAGGACCTTCATCCATACTGCAAGAAGGGGAAG ATGACAGGGGCTCATCATTTATCAAAGATGTTAGTCCAGTCAGGCCTTTGCCTGGTGCTGCTGAATGTGCTGTAGATGATGACATGCAACAGCCTGTTAGGCCACTAACTCAAGATTCTAGCTGGGTCAATGTTGCGCCAGATGCTGTCTGTGGCAAAACTACAGAAACTCCGAGGGTATTTGTTAAAGACAGAAGCCCATTCCAGCTTATACAAGGTTATGCTTCGGATGACAGTGGAGAAGATGATGATAAAGGCTATGTGGATAGCATCAACCCTGCTAGGACCTCCCATTCAGCTTCTGTAGACAGGTCAGACTTGCAAAAGGATAAGGGGTATGAATTGCCTCTTAATTTTAGCCCTAAGAGTCTTCCTGGGACCGAGAAATCCAGATTGCAGACTGATTCAAGTCATTCTTTGTCCACAATGCCCAAAGAAGCTACTCCTTTTGGTTGCTCATCCCCACAAAAATCTTCACCACCAGGTGTTATCTTTGCTGATTCTATTGATGCAATTGAAATTGTGTCTGATCATAGTAATCACGATCAACATGATGAGAGACTGCATGATAAGACTGGAACTTCTGAACCTTCTGAGGACAATGATATTGTGGGGGGTAAAAGTATTAATCTTGACTGTCAATTCACTAAGCTTCACTCAGGGGACGCAAAGCAGGAATCCACTACACCAAATGTGGATGAATTTGGGCAATTGGTAAGAGAAGGTGTCGGTGACAGCGTCTCTGATGGGATGCACAGCAATGAAAGGTGCGGTAAAAGGGTGAGGAGTTGGAGTCACAGTCGGTCACCACAAGAAAGTAGATGGAGGTGGAGTCGCAGTCCTAGGAGAAGAGACAAATGCAGGCGATCTTGCAG CTTGTCCCCTACAAGGAGCAGGAGTAAGTCGCCGTCAGATTATAGGCGGACAACTCTATCTGAGAGAGGAGATCAAGATCAGCCTcccaaatatttcaattttattcaagGAAGGTGCTTCCATGGGGCATCGTGTTTTCTCCACCAGGATGTTGGACAGCACCAGGACAGGCAGCCAGATCATAAAGACTTTGCACAAGGTTCTGACAACTATGATGGGCATGATGATACTTTGGTTTCTGAAAACCACTACCATGCTACGGGTTTAATGACAAATATGGATTTTGAGAAGTCCGATGATGTCAATCTGGAAGAAACAAAGAGGTTGGAGGTGCAGACTGATGAGAAATTGTCTGAGGCCAGGACTAAGATTACTCATGATGGAGTTTTGGGTAAGAAAATTGCATTGGACTCTGTGATAGATGATGCAATACTGAGTTTGAAAAATGATACTGGGGAACAACAAATTACTGATCAAGCTTCTCAAGATATTATTAGTCAAGTGAAGGAACCAAAACAaatggaaatggtgcaggaggCACCTAAGATTAATGATGTGGAGGAAGAAACAACTCAGCCTATGCTAGAATCCTCCCAgccttcaccttctcataaATCTGAAGGTTTGCTCAAAGAAACTGTTTTGGGACAAGCTAACTCAG AGGGTCAAATTGTTCAGGCTGATGCATTTCAAAATCATGTCCCTTCTATTCCGCCATATTCAGAAGATGCTCTAGCATCTCAGACGTATCAAATCCCAAGTTCTGTGAGCTATTCATCTGCAAATCATGATCCTACAAGTCAGCCTTGGAATCAAAGGTTGCTTCTGAATGAGTTTCCCCCAACCAGATTTTCAGTTCCCGATGATAAATCTCAGCCATCTCAGCTGCTACCTGCACCCCAGGGGCAtcctcctcccttccttcctGCTGACAATATTACTGCACCATTTGCTTCACAACATCCTAGAGAGAATCTCCCACCACCAGTCACAGGCTACTCACAGCCTCGTCCCTTAGATATGTTAAATTCCCACCGACCACCTGTGGCTAGTGATTACCATTCTCAATGTGTGCATCCTCCGAACTCCATGTGGTCATATCCCACTTTGCCACCACCTTCACATGTGAATGGATTGCCCAGCAGGCCTGCCTTTCCTGCAACAGAATTTTCACACATGCAGTTTCAGCAAAATATTATGCCACCTAGAAACGACTTTCCTTCTATAAGGTCCTATCCTCCGGTGGAGCTGATTCGTTCTCAGTTAGTTGATTTTCGTCCTCAATCTTTCCAGTCAATGGAGTCGTCTCATCATCCTCCCTTGCATAAGGATGAGTTTAAATGGAGGTCTTTGCCATTGGAAAATCAGCAGAATGATCCATTTCATAGAGCAGATTGGTTATCACGCCCTCCTATGCGTGAAGGTTTTCGAATCATCTCGGATTTATGGCAGGGGGAATATCATTTGCATCATCAATCTCCTCATGATGATGCTCGAGTTCCATTTCCTGCTCAGGCGCCTAGTTCTTCTAATTTGTATTCCCGAAGCAGTGCTATGTATCCTCAAACCGTTTCAAATCAATCAGAGTCTTTCCTTGGGAATCGTCTGCCCCTAGGGTTTTCCTCTAGGGAAGAATTCCCTACTGTCAGCAATCTGCCTTATTCACAACCTTCGTATGACCGGCAACGCCTTTCCAGCATGAATTTTCCTTCAAATGTGGGTGGCCCGGGCATGACTAATCCTTCTCTACAAAGATTCTCATCGACCTTCTCAGAGAGCAATTTGCTACCTCAGCTATCTGATACTGGGGCACCAAAAACATCTATCTCCGCCCACTACAACCCGTTTGCATCTACTTTTGAAGATCCACCTGGAAGCTTAAAGATTGGTTCTAGTAAATATGATTCTTCGTTCAGTTCAAGCCATGGGCCATTAGGTGGTTGTGGTTCAAGGTTGGCAGATTCACCACCCAATTCAAGAAGATCAGGAGAGCAATTCTTGCCAAGAAGTGCTGGTTATTCTCATGAAAGTTCTGCAGAAGTGCTACCGGATGTGGACAAGCAGTTTGTTAGGGATCCTGCATCTGGTGTCCCGTATGATCCACTCTTTGACAGCATCGAACCATCTTCTAACACACTCGAGAATCTAAATCATGTTCAAGAGCAAAACCTGGCTGCTAATGATGCAGGCATGGCACCAAAAATCAACAGTTTGACTAGGCCTTTAGATGTTGAGGATAACAATAGGCAGAAAGATGGCACAGGTGCTGAACTTATGTCGGAAGTTGATGAATTTGGTGAGGTGGCCACAGATGCAGAGGTGGATGCTGTTGAGAACGGGAGCCCTCAACAAGTGGATGCGAAAAACTGGAGCCCAGTCATTCCAACTGAAGGAGGGAACACTGCTGCAGGCGAAATTGAGATTGGCCAGGTTCGATCAcctggaaagaagaagagcaagCATTCAAGGTCGCTGAAACTTCTCAAGATTGCCCTTGCAGATTTTGTGAAGGAAGTCCTTAAGCCTTCATGGAGACAGGGAAACATGAGCAAAGAGGCATTTAAGACCATTGTGAAGAAAACAGTGGATAAGGTTTCTGGTGCAATTCCAAGTCATCAGATACCCAAAACACAGGTGAAGATCAATCAATATGTAGAGTCATCACAGCGAAAACTGACCAAGCTGGTGATG GCTTATGTAGACAAATATGTCAAGATGTAG
- the LOC103722082 gene encoding uncharacterized protein LOC103722082 isoform X1, with protein sequence MYGEGNYARQFRHGLPPPPFQQTPPGPPPPAMQHGRMGQPYVRRPPPPVHGSAPIVPSYAGPGPSYPPSMSSQNGYQIPQQLPPPPRMFPPPPPPSQGQVLYRAPPLPPPGIQHVPSPPLPPPSSFVSVTHAQFVPFGSTSVGDAHPPSLPPPPPPPPPSSPPPLPPSPPPPAPPMADLSTATKAPSMDSAADGACSLGHVPADAPVTPARTVDSAPVSGSLLIREGNDAGKKVLPVEGEASGDLPPPPPKPIEEDVVRNIEVLCHFIAKVGPEFENLACASEVKNPKFAFLFGGAPGSAAAIGYEYFQWMKKKFRFEMESNKHSERPLEMESSLPSDKLENEDALSSPTASDMDVEDDVRLPGGDAGLNKLNTVATGESASLTNERDVVEEPAPQSTTGLIREGAMSSTVSCSGPSSILQEGEDDRGSSFIKDVSPVRPLPGAAECAVDDDMQQPVRPLTQDSSWVNVAPDAVCGKTTETPRVFVKDRSPFQLIQGYASDDSGEDDDKGYVDSINPARTSHSASVDRSDLQKDKGYELPLNFSPKSLPGTEKSRLQTDSSHSLSTMPKEATPFGCSSPQKSSPPGVIFADSIDAIEIVSDHSNHDQHDERLHDKTGTSEPSEDNDIVGGKSINLDCQFTKLHSGDAKQESTTPNVDEFGQLVREGVGDSVSDGMHSNERCGKRVRSWSHSRSPQESRWRWSRSPRRRDKCRRSCSLSPTRSRSKSPSDYRRTTLSERGDQDQPPKYFNFIQGRCFHGASCFLHQDVGQHQDRQPDHKDFAQGSDNYDGHDDTLVSENHYHATGLMTNMDFEKSDDVNLEETKRLEVQTDEKLSEARTKITHDGVLGKKIALDSVIDDAILSLKNDTGEQQITDQASQDIISQVKEPKQMEMVQEAPKINDVEEETTQPMLESSQPSPSHKSEGLLKETVLGQANSEGQIVQADAFQNHVPSIPPYSEDALASQTYQIPSSVSYSSANHDPTSQPWNQRLLLNEFPPTRFSVPDDKSQPSQLLPAPQGHPPPFLPADNITAPFASQHPRENLPPPVTGYSQPRPLDMLNSHRPPVASDYHSQCVHPPNSMWSYPTLPPPSHVNGLPSRPAFPATEFSHMQFQQNIMPPRNDFPSIRSYPPVELIRSQLVDFRPQSFQSMESSHHPPLHKDEFKWRSLPLENQQNDPFHRADWLSRPPMREGFRIISDLWQGEYHLHHQSPHDDARVPFPAQAPSSSNLYSRSSAMYPQTVSNQSESFLGNRLPLGFSSREEFPTVSNLPYSQPSYDRQRLSSMNFPSNVGGPGMTNPSLQRFSSTFSESNLLPQLSDTGAPKTSISAHYNPFASTFEDPPGSLKIGSSKYDSSFSSSHGPLGGCGSRLADSPPNSRRSGEQFLPRSAGYSHESSAEVLPDVDKQFVRDPASGVPYDPLFDSIEPSSNTLENLNHVQEQNLAANDAGMAPKINSLTRPLDVEDNNRQKDGTGAELMSEVDEFGEVATDAEVDAVENGSPQQVDAKNWSPVIPTEGGNTAAGEIEIGQVRSPGKKKSKHSRSLKLLKIALADFVKEVLKPSWRQGNMSKEAFKTIVKKTVDKVSGAIPSHQIPKTQVKINQYVESSQRKLTKLVMKIRRWCWKKKKKKREEQPCTNGM encoded by the exons ATGTATGGAGAAGGGAACTATGCCCGCCAATTTAGGCACGGGCTGCCGCCGCCTCCATTCCAGCAAACCCCTCCCGGCCCACCCCCTCCAGCTATGCAACATGGCCGCATGGGGCAGCCTTACGTCCGCcgacctcctcctccagtcCATGGAAGTGCCCCAATCGTTCCTTCCTATGCCGGCCCGGGCCCTTCTTACCCTCCATCCATGTCAAGCCAGAATGGCTACCAAATACCACAACAGTTGCCGCCACCGCCAAGAATGTTtccacctccacctcctccttcgCAAGGACAAGTTCTGTATAGGGCTCCTCCCCTGCCCCCTCCTGGGATTCAACATGTGCCAAGTCCTCCACTTCCTCCTCCATCTAGTTTTGTCTCAGTAACGCATGCTCAATTTGTGCCATTTGGAAGTACTTCAGTTGGAGATGCTCACCCACCCTCCCTTCcaccccctccacctccccctcctccgtCTTCTCCTCCACCCCTTCCACCTTCACCACCTCCACCGGCTCCTCCAATGGCGGACCTTTCAACTGCTACCAAGGCACCTTCGATGGATTCTGCAGCTGATGGAGCCTGTTCCTTAGGGCATGTTCCTGCTGATGCCCCAGTTACTCCAGCCCGAACAGTTGATAGTGCCCCTGTGTCTGGAAGTTTACTCATACGTGAAGGTAATGATGCTGGAAAGAAGGTTTTACCAGTGGAAGGAGAAGCATCAGGAGATCTCCCTCCACCTCCACCGAAGCCAATTGAAGAAGATGTTGTTCGGAATATTGAGGTGCTGTGTCATTTTATTGCAAAGGTTGGACCTGAATTTGAAAACTTGGCTTGTGCAAGTGAGGTCAAGAATCCAAAATTTGCCTTCTTGTTTGGAGGTGCACCTGGGAGTGCCGCTGCTATTGGGTATGAATATTTTCAGTGGATGAAAAAGAAATTTCGTTTTGAAATGGAATCAAACAAACATTCAGAGAGGCCATTGGAAATGGAGAGTTCTTTGCCATCTGATAAATTGGAAAATGAAGATGCATTGAGTTCACCTACTGCATCggacatggatgtggaag ATGATGTTCGCCTGCCTGGTGGTGATGCTGGTCTCAACAAATTAAACACAGTAGCGACTGGAGAGTCTGCCTCTCTAACTAATGAAAGGGATGTTGTTGAAGAGCCAGCACCTCAGAGTACAACAGGGCTCATTCGGGAGGGTGCAATGTCTAGCACTGTATCCTGTTCAGGACCTTCATCCATACTGCAAGAAGGGGAAG ATGACAGGGGCTCATCATTTATCAAAGATGTTAGTCCAGTCAGGCCTTTGCCTGGTGCTGCTGAATGTGCTGTAGATGATGACATGCAACAGCCTGTTAGGCCACTAACTCAAGATTCTAGCTGGGTCAATGTTGCGCCAGATGCTGTCTGTGGCAAAACTACAGAAACTCCGAGGGTATTTGTTAAAGACAGAAGCCCATTCCAGCTTATACAAGGTTATGCTTCGGATGACAGTGGAGAAGATGATGATAAAGGCTATGTGGATAGCATCAACCCTGCTAGGACCTCCCATTCAGCTTCTGTAGACAGGTCAGACTTGCAAAAGGATAAGGGGTATGAATTGCCTCTTAATTTTAGCCCTAAGAGTCTTCCTGGGACCGAGAAATCCAGATTGCAGACTGATTCAAGTCATTCTTTGTCCACAATGCCCAAAGAAGCTACTCCTTTTGGTTGCTCATCCCCACAAAAATCTTCACCACCAGGTGTTATCTTTGCTGATTCTATTGATGCAATTGAAATTGTGTCTGATCATAGTAATCACGATCAACATGATGAGAGACTGCATGATAAGACTGGAACTTCTGAACCTTCTGAGGACAATGATATTGTGGGGGGTAAAAGTATTAATCTTGACTGTCAATTCACTAAGCTTCACTCAGGGGACGCAAAGCAGGAATCCACTACACCAAATGTGGATGAATTTGGGCAATTGGTAAGAGAAGGTGTCGGTGACAGCGTCTCTGATGGGATGCACAGCAATGAAAGGTGCGGTAAAAGGGTGAGGAGTTGGAGTCACAGTCGGTCACCACAAGAAAGTAGATGGAGGTGGAGTCGCAGTCCTAGGAGAAGAGACAAATGCAGGCGATCTTGCAG CTTGTCCCCTACAAGGAGCAGGAGTAAGTCGCCGTCAGATTATAGGCGGACAACTCTATCTGAGAGAGGAGATCAAGATCAGCCTcccaaatatttcaattttattcaagGAAGGTGCTTCCATGGGGCATCGTGTTTTCTCCACCAGGATGTTGGACAGCACCAGGACAGGCAGCCAGATCATAAAGACTTTGCACAAGGTTCTGACAACTATGATGGGCATGATGATACTTTGGTTTCTGAAAACCACTACCATGCTACGGGTTTAATGACAAATATGGATTTTGAGAAGTCCGATGATGTCAATCTGGAAGAAACAAAGAGGTTGGAGGTGCAGACTGATGAGAAATTGTCTGAGGCCAGGACTAAGATTACTCATGATGGAGTTTTGGGTAAGAAAATTGCATTGGACTCTGTGATAGATGATGCAATACTGAGTTTGAAAAATGATACTGGGGAACAACAAATTACTGATCAAGCTTCTCAAGATATTATTAGTCAAGTGAAGGAACCAAAACAaatggaaatggtgcaggaggCACCTAAGATTAATGATGTGGAGGAAGAAACAACTCAGCCTATGCTAGAATCCTCCCAgccttcaccttctcataaATCTGAAGGTTTGCTCAAAGAAACTGTTTTGGGACAAGCTAACTCAG AGGGTCAAATTGTTCAGGCTGATGCATTTCAAAATCATGTCCCTTCTATTCCGCCATATTCAGAAGATGCTCTAGCATCTCAGACGTATCAAATCCCAAGTTCTGTGAGCTATTCATCTGCAAATCATGATCCTACAAGTCAGCCTTGGAATCAAAGGTTGCTTCTGAATGAGTTTCCCCCAACCAGATTTTCAGTTCCCGATGATAAATCTCAGCCATCTCAGCTGCTACCTGCACCCCAGGGGCAtcctcctcccttccttcctGCTGACAATATTACTGCACCATTTGCTTCACAACATCCTAGAGAGAATCTCCCACCACCAGTCACAGGCTACTCACAGCCTCGTCCCTTAGATATGTTAAATTCCCACCGACCACCTGTGGCTAGTGATTACCATTCTCAATGTGTGCATCCTCCGAACTCCATGTGGTCATATCCCACTTTGCCACCACCTTCACATGTGAATGGATTGCCCAGCAGGCCTGCCTTTCCTGCAACAGAATTTTCACACATGCAGTTTCAGCAAAATATTATGCCACCTAGAAACGACTTTCCTTCTATAAGGTCCTATCCTCCGGTGGAGCTGATTCGTTCTCAGTTAGTTGATTTTCGTCCTCAATCTTTCCAGTCAATGGAGTCGTCTCATCATCCTCCCTTGCATAAGGATGAGTTTAAATGGAGGTCTTTGCCATTGGAAAATCAGCAGAATGATCCATTTCATAGAGCAGATTGGTTATCACGCCCTCCTATGCGTGAAGGTTTTCGAATCATCTCGGATTTATGGCAGGGGGAATATCATTTGCATCATCAATCTCCTCATGATGATGCTCGAGTTCCATTTCCTGCTCAGGCGCCTAGTTCTTCTAATTTGTATTCCCGAAGCAGTGCTATGTATCCTCAAACCGTTTCAAATCAATCAGAGTCTTTCCTTGGGAATCGTCTGCCCCTAGGGTTTTCCTCTAGGGAAGAATTCCCTACTGTCAGCAATCTGCCTTATTCACAACCTTCGTATGACCGGCAACGCCTTTCCAGCATGAATTTTCCTTCAAATGTGGGTGGCCCGGGCATGACTAATCCTTCTCTACAAAGATTCTCATCGACCTTCTCAGAGAGCAATTTGCTACCTCAGCTATCTGATACTGGGGCACCAAAAACATCTATCTCCGCCCACTACAACCCGTTTGCATCTACTTTTGAAGATCCACCTGGAAGCTTAAAGATTGGTTCTAGTAAATATGATTCTTCGTTCAGTTCAAGCCATGGGCCATTAGGTGGTTGTGGTTCAAGGTTGGCAGATTCACCACCCAATTCAAGAAGATCAGGAGAGCAATTCTTGCCAAGAAGTGCTGGTTATTCTCATGAAAGTTCTGCAGAAGTGCTACCGGATGTGGACAAGCAGTTTGTTAGGGATCCTGCATCTGGTGTCCCGTATGATCCACTCTTTGACAGCATCGAACCATCTTCTAACACACTCGAGAATCTAAATCATGTTCAAGAGCAAAACCTGGCTGCTAATGATGCAGGCATGGCACCAAAAATCAACAGTTTGACTAGGCCTTTAGATGTTGAGGATAACAATAGGCAGAAAGATGGCACAGGTGCTGAACTTATGTCGGAAGTTGATGAATTTGGTGAGGTGGCCACAGATGCAGAGGTGGATGCTGTTGAGAACGGGAGCCCTCAACAAGTGGATGCGAAAAACTGGAGCCCAGTCATTCCAACTGAAGGAGGGAACACTGCTGCAGGCGAAATTGAGATTGGCCAGGTTCGATCAcctggaaagaagaagagcaagCATTCAAGGTCGCTGAAACTTCTCAAGATTGCCCTTGCAGATTTTGTGAAGGAAGTCCTTAAGCCTTCATGGAGACAGGGAAACATGAGCAAAGAGGCATTTAAGACCATTGTGAAGAAAACAGTGGATAAGGTTTCTGGTGCAATTCCAAGTCATCAGATACCCAAAACACAGGTGAAGATCAATCAATATGTAGAGTCATCACAGCGAAAACTGACCAAGCTGGTGATG